The following proteins are encoded in a genomic region of Oncorhynchus keta strain PuntledgeMale-10-30-2019 chromosome 6, Oket_V2, whole genome shotgun sequence:
- the LOC118385749 gene encoding phosphofurin acidic cluster sorting protein 1-like, with amino-acid sequence MSERGGLPRIGGTPSPYMQPSKTLTISPNRPVQMNLYATWEIDRSSPSCVPRLFTVTLKKLLMLQELDRDLTSVVIAVKLQGSKRILRSNEILLASAGLTETDLQLTFSLQYPHFLKRDANRLQIMLQRRKRYKNRTILGYKTLALGLINMAEVMQHPSEGARVLALHTTVKDTAVTVAEMRVYSLSSQPIDYEVSKAKLSDRSPDIDNYSEEEEESYSSEQDGSDDPAHIQYLFDEEDDMRKKKHRRKLTSAASITRGHPNIKQKFVALLKRFKVSDEVDFGLKHVSQEHIRDVEEDLDELYDSLEMYNHSDSDPEMEETDSILSTPKPKLRPFFEGISQSSSQTEFGSLNSRCSLPKDTLCPQGDQPQSGKMNCTRSRNLDDSKTDTQELIDPKGLLEATACITVSVPERLPRTPTRELRSSNSESHTTMPSPRLNGGHTPRQRRGTPMKERRALSKPLSERTNSSDSERSPELSRTPQLPRKAVYDQLNLVFSSDTVLPDSLVLVNTSDWQGQYVSEVLLAQKQPVVCTCCGVEIQAVLTTLLTRIQKFCNCNSSTPPPVKVVVAGGQSYLGAILHVFVSQLANKTSDWLSLIHFLVVPLGCHPVAKHLASLDPRYSSVFLDNAWKDLFSGLEPPRSTADGVDVAARIRQYISSVSVTHQLPIAEAMLTCENKRYDEDSYQKFVPFVGVVKVGLIEPTLAYSGGDTEEAVSVSLAVPSTSPQSHGSPTGMPREAATPPSPSLSSGLVSPNMSHGVDTIGLTVDYWVATCSERKKDGERCDKGSKNTLKSAFCSLQVSRLPGGGSTENHPQANTMAMTMVTKEKNKKVSTIFLGKKPKERDVDCKSQVVEGITRLICSTKQQQTSLKVSVDGVEWTDVKFFQLAAQWPTHVKYLPVGLFGYNKPAT; translated from the exons GGATCAAAGCGCATTTTACGTTCCAATGAGATCCTGTTGGCATCGGCTGGACTTACTGAGACTGATCTTCAGCTGACATTCTCCTTGCAA TATCCACATTTTTTGAAACGAGATGCCAACAGACTGCAGATCATGttgcagaggaggaagaggtacaAGAACCGCACCATTCTGGGCTATAAGACCCTGGCTCTGGGCCTTATCAACATGGCAGAG gtgatgcAGCATCCCAGTGAGGGAGCCCGTGTGTTGGCTCTCCACACCACAGTGAAGGACACGGCTGTGACTGTGGCTGAGATGAGGGTCTACTCGCTCTCCAGCCAGCCCATCGACTACGAGGTGTCCAAGGCCAAACTGtcag ACCGCTCCCCTGACATTGACAACTActctgaggaagaggaagagagctATTCATCAGAGCAGGACGGGAGTGATGACCCTGCTCACAttcag TATCTGTTCGACGAAGAAGATGACATGAGGAAGAAGAAGCACAGACGCAAACTCACCTCTGCAGCCTCCATCACCAGAGGTCAT CCCAACATCAAGCAGAAGTTTGTGGCCTTGTTGAAGAGGTTTAAAGTGTCTGATGAGGTGGACTTTGGCCTGAAGCACGTGTCCCAGGAGCACATCCGTGATGTGGAAGAGGACCTGGATGAGCTCTATGACAGTCTAGAGATGTACAACCACAGTGACAGCGACCCAGAGATGGAGGAGACGGACAGCATCCTCAGCACACCCAAACCCAAGCTCAG GCCCTTCTTTGAGGGCATATCCCAGTCCAGCTCACAGACCGAGTTTGGCAGTCTGAACAGCAGGTGCAGTCTGCCCAAAGACACCCTGTGCCCA CAAGGAGATCAGCCCCAATCAGGCAAGATGAACTGCACTCGCTCCCGCAACCTGGATGACTCTAAGACAGACACTCAG gaGTTGATTGATCCGAAGGGGTTACTGGAGGCAACCGCCTGCatcactgtctctgtcccagaGAGGCTACCCAGGACCCCGACGAGGGAACTGAGGAGCAGCAACAGTGAGAGCCACACCACCATGCCCTCCCCCAG gttgAATGGTGGGCACACACCCAGGCAGAGACGTGGGACGCCAATGAAGGAGAGGCGAGCGCTGTCCAAACCACTGAGCGAACGCACCAACAGCTCTGACAGCGAGAGGTCACCAGAGCTCAGCCGCACCCCACAG ctgCCCAGGAAGGCTGTGTATGACCAGTTGAATCTGGTCTTCTCCTCAGACACTGTCCTACCAGACAGCCTAGTCCTGGTCAACACCAGTGATTGGCAGGGACAG TATGTGTCTGAGGTGCTACTGGCCCAGAAGCAGCCAGTAGTGTGTACCTGCTGTGGGGTGGAAATTCAGGCTGTCCTCACCACCCTCCTCACACGCATCCAGAAGTT CTGTAACTGTAACTCGTCCACGCCGCCGCCAGTCAAGGTGGTGGTGGCAGGGGGACAGAGCTACCTGGGGGCCATCCTACACGTCTTTGTCAGTCAGCTGGCCAACAAAACATCCGATTGGCTCAGCCTCATCCACTTCCTGGTTGTCCCcctgg GCTGTCACCCTGTAGCCAAGCACCTGGCCTCCCTGGACCCTCGCTACAGTTCTGTGTTCCTGGACAATGCCTGGAAAGATCTGTTCAGCGGCCTTGAGCCCCCTCGCTCCA CTGCAGACGGAGTGGACGTGGCAGCAAGGATCAGGCAGTACATCAGCAGCGTCTCTGTCACACACCAGTTACCTATCGCTGAGGCCATGCTCACCTGCGAGAACAAGAG ATATGACGAAGACTCTTACCAGAAGTTTGTTCCCTTCGTTGGG GTGGTGAAAGTAGGGTTGATTGAACCAACTCTGGCGTATTCAG GTGGAGACACTGAAGAGGCTGTTAGTGTTAGCTTGGctgttccctctacctctccacaatCTCATGGATCTCCCACAGGGATGCCCAGAGAGGCTGCcacacccccatctccctccctgagCAGCGGACTGGT GAGCCCTAACATGTCCCATGGGGTGGACACCATTGGGCTGACGGTGGATTATTGGGTAGCGACATGCTCAGAGCGGAAGAAGGATGGGGAGCGGTGTGACAAGGGCTCCAAGAACACGCTGAAGAGTGCCTTCTGCTCCCTGCAGGTCAGCAGGCTGCCAGGAGGGGGCTCCACTGAGAACCATCCCCAGGCCAACACCATGGCCATGACCATGGTCACCAAGGAGAAGAACAAGAAAG TCTCCACCATATTCCTGGGCAAGAAGCccaaagagagggatgtagactGTAAAAGCCAGGTGGTTGAGGGCATCACCAGACTCATCTGTTCTACCAAGCAGCAGCAGACCAGCCTAAAAG TGTCTGTTGACGGTGTGGAGTGGACCGATGTCAAGTTCTTCCAGCTGGCTGCCCAGTGGCCCACCCATGTGAAGTACCTGCCAGTGGGGCTGTTTGGTTACAACAAGCCCGCCACCTAG